Proteins encoded together in one Ogataea parapolymorpha DL-1 chromosome III, whole genome shotgun sequence window:
- a CDS encoding SEC14 cytosolic factor, translating into MVSDEEILASLPDKVAEPPLGQTGFPGYLTDSEKSAVEQLRTLLEAEGYTLRLDEPSLLRFLRARKFDVMKAKEMFINCEKWRKEFGTDTILEDFKYEEKPLVAKYYPQYYHKTDKDGRPLYIEELGSVNLTEMYKITTQERMLKNLVWEYESFVRYRLPACSRKAGVLVETSCTILDLKGISISAASQVLSYVREASKIGQDYYPERMGKFYLINSPFGFSTVFKLFKPFLDPVTVSKIFILGASYQKELLKQIPEENLPVKFGGKSEVSEAEGGLLLSDVGPWREPEYIGPEGEAPRAFKV; encoded by the coding sequence ATGGTTTCAGACGAGGAAATATTGGCAAGCCTTCCTGATAAGGTGGCAGAGCCTCCACTTGGCCAGACAGGATTCCCTGGTTACCTGACTGACAGTGAGAAATCGGCTGTTGAACAGCTCAGAACTCTACTAGAGGCTGAGGGTTACACGCTTAGACTCGATGAGCCAAGTTTGCTCAGATTTTTGAGAGCCAGAAAGTTTGATGTGATGAAGGCCAAGGAGATGTTTATCAATTGCGAGAAATGGAGAAAGGAGTTTGGAACAGATACCATATTGGAGGATTTCAAGTACGAGGAAAAGCCATTGGTTGCCAAGTATTATCCACAATACTACCACAAGACCGACAAGGATGGAAGGCCGCTTTACATTGAAGAGCTAGGGTCTGTGAACCTCACTGAAATGTACAAAATTACCACTCAAGAACGCATGTTGAAAAACCTTGTTTGGGAATACGAGTCGTTTGTCAGATATAGACTGCCTGCATGCTCTAGAAAAGCTGGTGTTCTGGTTGAAACATCGTGCACAATTTTGGATCTGAAAGGAATATCGATCTCTGCCGCATCCCAAGTGCTTTCATATGTGAGAGAAGCATCCAAGATTGGTCAGGATTACTACCCAGAAAGAATGGGTAAGTTCTATCTGATCAACTCTCCATTTGGATTCTCCACGGtgttcaagctcttcaagCCATTTTTGGATCCAGTTACTGTTTCCAAGATTTTCATCTTGGGTGCCAGCTACCAGAAAGAGTTACTCAAACAGATCCCTGAGGAAAACCTGCCGGTTAAATTCGGAGGAAAAAGTGAAGTCAGCGAGGCTGAGGGTGGATTACTGTTGTCTGACGTTGGACCATGGAGAGAACCTGAATACATTGGCCCCGAAGGTGAGGCACCAAGAGCATTCAAGGTTTGA
- a CDS encoding Inhibitory regulator protein BUD2/CLA2 yields the protein MAKSELKDYMLRNGGSVALDCVKWSYKFENFHGDSQGWSEASLEITPKGELIMDGDAVMIPSLQKCEVQLFPELRVLKVKSLDLKTVFIRTQQSEFEPLLACLMVWQNLKPQGYYNKYSFNKSIVHNENLRTNDLLVCRFRIYGPAPNYKKVQLNELPKTPLYPSEDKQTEGWFTAMGYLKRDGILDLLCESDGTLLYSVDITKLYSSEIRPVHHSVFQQPNILFVGQINELRRNHRYANEIDSEDDAPFILKNGKSFSNIHRILIQFDLGIDLRDWIVALKTFTKLEYIGNRLTKDRMRLVKNYKLEVVEARFNNLSLNENLHLYVELHMWGGPWYRTAIVKNSNQNPFWKELFDLDLPPSAEFFKLVLKSSNNSSVYNLMEEDPVIAGAFVTPDFMTEPQMMKKLPLYGEQSHEIGSVTINLSLREIHIMSYKNYRMFEGMMKGIDVRDLLRFVTPLIEPQNVDDLSQMLLDIYQSANMEHEYFEQLMSFELESLKNSGSKRNSTSLTNNLNTLFRGRSLLSTSLEKYQIRIGQEYLEKLLGEFIAQICAENLICDPNPKTYPNTHEEHYQNLLNYVEELWNRIYTTSNDLPEELKREWGRLRSKVEHSVDPNDTETPLNALCSFIFLRFLCPAILNPKLFNLSKNHQRGRVSKTLTLIAKVLMTLANRSQFAPHKDPELLRLNEDFFDKRNDELRLYCDRISGRKMDFTEKKLEMTNAIGKPSLTASEEILSELPSRSYLIDKYLRLAEFASLLDSKNSENIVSKESKRKSVLSELKLELLGLDDTDFGSRDFIKTLLEDGDDELNQLILEKQSINLEDLKRQASVVVAKTKAMEQAISETELPSDFTTDTFMEFVNSILKAARVDRDHCVVYDLIGNDNGSLESYLKYQRHSADSPCLKSKHLKEQVSKSGSVQSVSTLRNSISSASLSSPKSTFKKLFKRRSIT from the coding sequence ATGGCAAAAAGTGAGCTGAAGGACTACATGCTCCGCAATGGGGGCTCTGTAGCACTGGACTGCGTCAAGTGGTCCTATAAGTTTGAGAATTTCCATGGTGACTCGCAGGGATGGAGTGAGGCCTCGCTGGAGATAACACCAAAGGGTGAACTGATAATGGATGGGGATGCGGTGATGATTCCTAGTCTTCAAAAATGCGAGGTCCAGCTATTTCCAGAGTTGCGGGTGTTAAAAGTGAAAAGCTTGGATCTGAAAACTGTGTTCATCAGAACGCAACAGTCTGAATTCGAACCTTTGCTTGCATGCCTTATGGTATGGCAGAATTTGAAACCACAAGGATACTACAACAAGTACTCATTTAATAAGTCTATTGTCCACAACGAGAACCTTCGGACCAATGACTTGCTGGTCTGTAGATTTCGTATTTACGGACCAGCTCCTAATTACAAGAAAGTCCAGCTCAATGAATTGCCAAAAACTCCATTGTATCCTTCTGAAGACAAACAAACGGAAGGATGGTTTACAGCCATGGGATATTTGAAGCGTGATGGCATTCTGGATTTGTTGTGCGAGAGCGATGGTACGTTATTGTACTCTGTTGATATTACAAAGTTGTACTCCTCTGAAATCAGGCCTGTCCATCATTCGGTGTTCCAGCAGCCAAATATCCTTTTTGTTGGACAAATAAACGAGCTTCGTCGAAACCATAGGTATGCGAACGAAATTGATAGCGAGGACGATGCTCCGTTTATCCTGAAGAACGGTAAGTCTTTTTCGAATATCCACAGAATTCTTATTCAGTTTGATTTGGGCATAGATCTGAGAGACTGGATTGTGGCGCTCAAAACATTTACCAAGCTCGAGTACATTGGAAACAGACTCACCAAGGACAGAATGAGGTTAGTCAAAAACTACAAGCTGGAGGTTGTTGAAGCCAGATTCAACAATCTCTCCCTGAACGAGAATCTTCATCTTTATGTTGAGCTGCATATGTGGGGAGGGCCATGGTACAGAACTGCTATTGTCAAGAACTCGAATCAGAATCCATTCTGGAAGGAATTGTTTGACCTGGACCTTCCTCCGTCTGCagagtttttcaagctcgTCTTAAAGTCATCCAATAACAGTTCAGTTTACAATCTGATGGAGGAAGATCCAGTGATTGCCGGAGCATTCGTGACACCTGACTTCATGACTGAACCACAAatgatgaagaagctgCCGCTTTACGGCGAACAAAGCCATGAGATTGGATCCGTCACTATCAATTTGAGTCTTCGTGAGATCCATATCATGTCATACAAGAATTATAGAATGTTTGAGGGAATGATGAAAGGTATTGACGTGCGCGACCTTCTAAGATTTGTCACCCCATTGATAGAGCCTCAGAACGTGGACGACTTATCGCAAATGCTACTGGATATTTACCAAAGCGCTAATATGGAACACGAATATTTTGAGCAATTGATGTCGTTTGAGCTGGAAAGTCTCAAAAATTCCGGATCAAAACGAAATTCAACCTCACTCACTAATAATCTCAATACTCTATTCCGCGGAAGATCGCTCCTCTCAACTTCGTTAGAGAAGTATCAGATTAGAATCGGTCAGGAATACCTTGAAAAGTTGCTGGGAGAATTCATAGCCCAGATCTGCGCCGAAAATCTTATTTGCGATCCAAACCCAAAGACTTATCCAAATACCCATGAAGAACACTACCAAAACCTTTTGAACTACGTGGAGGAGCTATGGAACAGAATCTACACCACTTCTAATGATCTTCCTGAAGAACTCAAACGGGAGTGGGGTCGTTTGAGAAGCAAGGTCGAGCATTCAGTGGATCCAAACGATACAGAGACTCCCCTGAATGCTTTATGCTCGTTTATTTTCCTTCGGTTCTTGTGCCCGGCAATTTTGAATCCAAAGTTGTTCAACTTGTCAAAGAACCATCAACGGGGTAGAGTTTCCAAGACTCTAACGTTAATTGCAAAAGTCCTTATGACGCTTGCAAACAGGTCACAGTTTGCTCCACACAAAGACCCAGAACTTCTTCGCCTAAATGAGGACTTCTTTGACAAACGAAATGATGAGCTGCGCTTGTACTGTGACCGAATAAGCGGGCGCAAAATGGACTTCACCGAGAAGAAACTCGAAATGACTAATGCCATAGGAAAACCCTCGCTGACTGCTTCTGAGGAAATTTTGAGTGAACTTCCGTCCAGGTCATATCTGATTGACAAGTACCTAAGACTTGCTGAGTTTGCCTCGCTTCTCGACTCAAAGAATTCGGAGAACATAGTTTCAAAGGAGTCCAAAAGGAAGTCCGTCTTGAGCGAGCTGAAGCTAGAACTGCTGGGGTTGGACGACACAGACTTCGGATCGAGAGACTTCATCAAGACGTTGTTGGAAGATGGAGATGATGAGCTCAACCAGCTGATATTGGAGAAACAAAGCATCAACCTGGAAGATCTAAAGCGCCAGGCTTCAGTCGTGGTAGCTAAAACCAAAGCTATGGAGCAAGCCATCTCTGAAACAGAACTTCCATCTGATTTTACAACGGACACGTTTATGGAATTTGTGAACTCCATCCTTAAGGCCGCAAGAGTTGATCGGGATCACTGTGTCGTGTACGATCTGATAGGCAATGATAATGGTAGCCTGGAATCATATCTCAAATACCAGAGACACTCTGCAGACAGTCCTTGCTTGAAGTCGAAACACTTGAAAGAGCAAGTCAGCAAGTCTGGCAGCGTCCAATCAGTTTCCACGCTCCGCAATAGCATATCGTCCGCAAGTCTGTCATCGCCAAAGAGCACCTTTaaaaagcttttcaaacGCAGGTCTATAACTTGA
- a CDS encoding replication termination factor Rtf2, whose protein sequence is MGNDGGSIPSRKLIVNFYASDKAKEKGKPFNAFAVCALSNEKLNRPVVSDYRGQLFNKDTLLEFLLNKEYLKNEKLGHITSLKDVVELNIKLDENKLKCELTSSEYDIMSNVLPKFAYVVPCGCVMLKNNLLSLLSSTKPGEYATTRCPICNTEFFSRDVIEIEPDEDELRVLEKRMKLLETEGLHHSLKARKKRKSVSGEKSAKRSKIKSAKP, encoded by the exons ATGGGG AACGATGGAGGCTCCATTCCGTCCAGGAAGCTTATTGTGAACTTCTATGCTTCGGACAAAGCGAAGGAAAAAGGCAAACCATTTAACGCCTTTGCTGTTTGCGCCTTATCCAATGAAAAACTAAACCGTCCTGTTGTTTCAGACTACAGAGGCCAGCTATTTAACAAGGACACGCTTCTTGAATTTCTTCTCAATAAGGAGTATCTCAAGAATGAGAAGCTTGGCCATATTACGTCCCTCAAAGACGTCGTGGAGCTCAATATCAAACTGgatgaaaataaattgaaATGCGAACTTACTTCTTCAGAGTACGACATCATGTCCAATGTACTGCCCAAGTTTGCATATGTGGTACCCTGTGGATGTGTGATGCTAAAGAATAATTTGCTTTCTCTTCTATCTTCTACAAAGCCTGGAGAATACGCTACAACACGATGTCCAATTTGCAATACCGAGTTTTTTAGTCGCGACGTGATCGAAATAGAACCAGACGAGGATGAATTAcgtgttctggaaaaacggATGAAGTTGCTCGAGACAGAGGGGCTACACCACTCGCTCAAAGCCCGAAAGAAACGAAAGTCTGTGTCCGGGGAGAAAAGCGCTAAAAGAAGCAAGATTAAAAGCGCAAAGCCTTGA
- a CDS encoding Catabolite repression protein CAT5 — translation MNRLIFRRFQSTHKALSPAQKAYLDRVIRVDQAGELGADLIYAGQYMALSHKPALKPVLKHMWDQEIHHHNTFNRLQVDHRVRPSLLTPAWKAGAFAMGLFTGLLGKEGAMACTEAVETVIGNHYNQQLRVLSNGFQDIEEIDSDKTSDSADIKSLKETIKVFRDEELEHLDTAIEHDSKKARPYWLLTETIKLTCKAAVWTAERI, via the coding sequence ATGAACAGGCTCATTTTTAGACGATTTCAAAGTACTCACAAAGCTCTTTCGCCAGCTCAGAAAGCATACCTGGACCGAGTGATTCGCGTTGACCAGGCTGGAGAGCTTGGAGCGGACTTGATTTACGCAGGTCAGTATATGGCACTGTCGCACAAGCCTGCACTGAAGCCTGTGCTGAAACATATGTGGGACCAGGAAATACATCATCACAACACTTTCAACCGATTGCAGGTTGACCATAGAGTGCGTCCGTCTTTGCTTACCCCAGCATGGAAAGCAGGTGCATTTGCAATGGGACTTTTCACCGGTTTGCTGGGTAAAGAAGGAGCAATGGCCTGTACCGAGGCTGTGGAAACTGTCATTGGAAATCATTACAACCAGCAGTTGCGTGTGCTGTCCAATGGATTCCAAGACATCGAAGAAATAGATAGCGACAAGACATCGGATTCAGCGGATATTAAGAGCCTGAAGGAAACTATAAAAGTGTTTAGAgatgaggagctggagcatCTGGACACAGCAATTGAGCACGACTCGAAAAAGGCCAGGCCATACTGGTTGCTGACAGAAACTATTAAGCTGACATGCAAAGCTGCCGTCTGGACAGCAGAGAGGATCTGA
- a CDS encoding N-myristoylated calcium-binding protein that may have a role in intracellular signaling → MGQKTSKLNKEDISTLRQETKFSARELQQWYKGFRRDVPNGQLTKEEFTKIHKQFYPFGDPTEFSSYAFEAFDTNGKGYIDFHSFIVSLSLASRGSIEDKLKWSFNVYDRDRDGFISYDDLLTVIKSIYRMVGTSTLHLSEDEATPELKAGKIWQGFGKQLHDSRDLISIEEFINHRNLGSEVLEALNIYNDLV, encoded by the coding sequence ATGGGGCAAAAGACAAGTAAACTGAACAAGGAGGATATCTCAACTCTGAGACAGGAAACAAAATTCTCTGCGCGAGAGCTGCAGCAATGGTACAAAGGGTTTCGCAGGGATGTTCCAAATGGCCAACTGACAAAAGAGGAATTTACTAAGATTCATAAACAATTCTACCCGTTTGGCGACCCTACCGAGTTCTCCTCATATGCATTCGAAGCCTTTGATACAAATGGGAAGGGATACATTGATTTTCATAGTTTTATTGTCTCTTTAAGCTTGGCATCCCGAGGCTCAATAGAAGACAAGTTAAAATGGTCGTTCAATGTGTACGATCGTGACAGAGATGGCTTTATCAGCTATGATGACCTACTTACAGTAATAAAAAGCATATACAGAATGGTGGGTACCAGCACATTGCATCTCTCTGAAGACGAAGCTACTCCAGAGCTTAAAGCAGGCAAAATATGGCAAGGTTTTGGCAAACAGCTACACGACTCTCGAGATCTCATATCGATCGAAGAATTCATTAATCATAGAAATTTGGGTTCCGAGGTGCTTGAAGCACTGAACATATACAATGATCTGGTGTGA